The following coding sequences lie in one Lolium perenne isolate Kyuss_39 chromosome 2, Kyuss_2.0, whole genome shotgun sequence genomic window:
- the LOC127335713 gene encoding elicitor-responsive protein 3, whose protein sequence is MAQAGTLEVLLVGAKGLENTDYLCNMDPYALLRVTSNEQRSSVAEGKGSEPEWNETFVFTTSENATELCIKLLDDDNGTNDDDVGEARIPLDAVYTEGSIPPTVYNVVKDEEYCGEIRIGLKFTPEEA, encoded by the exons ATGGCGCAGGCCGGGACGCTCGAGGTGCTGCTCGTCGGAGCCAAGGGGCTCGAGAACACCGACTACCTCT GCAACATGGATCCCTACGCGCTTCTCAGAGTCACCTCCAATGAGCAGAGGAGCTCCGTTGCAGAAG GCAAAGGAAGTGAGCCGGAATGGAACGAAACCTTCGTGTTCACGACCTCCGAAAACGCAACCGAGCTCTGCATCAAGCTCCTGGACGACGACAATGGCACAAACGACGACGATGTTGGTGAAGCAAG GATCCCTCTGGATGCTGTCTATACTGAAGGAAGCATACCACCAACAGTTTACAATGTTGTCAAAGATGAAGAGTACTGTGGAGAAATCAGAATTGGTCTCAAGTTCACTCCGGAG GAGGCTTAG